CCTATATTAACTAACGTGCTATCTGACAGAGAATTACAAAAAGCTGCTTGTTGTAATCTCTCTGAAGCTTTTGAAACCAACGCCTCTGTTGACGTATCATACAGCGATGCCATGACAGGAGCAAAACATATACAGTTGCTCGGCTTAGCAGGCATTTACAGTCAAATGATGGCTGAAAATATTCCTACACTTCGCGGATTAGGGATACCTTTAGGAATGTCATTTATTCCAGGTCCGTGGATGGAGTCGATTCAAGTAGCGAAAGGAACATCGAGCGTTGTAGATGGTTTCGAGGCAATAACCGGACAGATAAACGTTGAGCTTAAAAGACCCGAAAATACCGATTTCGGACTAAACCTTTTTGTCAACGACTTCGGACGAATTGAAAACAGTCTGATATTTGCAAAAAAAATCAACCACGATTGGTCAACCATGTTAATGACTCATATTGAAAACCTTAGCAACAAAGTTGACCGTAATGGCGACTCGTTTCTCGACAATCCGTTAGTAAAAAAATTTAATATCACAAACCGATATAGATACGAAAAACACGGTGTATTGGAGTCTCGGTTTGGTTTCAGTCTTATGCAAGAAAAACGCGAAGGTGGCCAATTAGGATACTTTGGCGACAGCGCAGCTAATTTTTATGGCTTAGTCATTAACACAAATCGTTTTGAGGCGAATGCAAACAGTCGCTTTTTCGTCTCAAAACACTCTGATGCAATAATCGAAACGCGACTAAACTACACATATCACGAACACAAATCTTTTTACGGAATACGCGATTACAACGGAAACCAAAACACTCTGTACGGAAACATTATTTATGAAGATAAGATAAAATCGGAGTCGCACAAAATAAATGGCGGTGTGAGCTGTATCTATGATAAATATAATGAAATGTTCGACACCACCGATTTTAATCGTGAAGATGTTATTCCAGGACTGTTTGGTCAATACACCTTTCATTATCATGAGCATTTTACAGGAATTTTTGGCGTTCGTGGCGATTATCACAACAAACATGGACTGTTTTTTACTCCGAGGGTTCACTTACGTAGCAATATTTTTGAGCACACAACCGTTCGTGGCTCAATTGGCAAGGGTTACAGGCTACCCAACCTGCTTGCCGAGAATACGGGGCTAATGATTTCAAGTCGCCAATTTATTGTACAAGAAGAGATTAAGCCCGAAGAGGCTTGGAACTATGGGCTAAACCTATCTCAATCGTTTGTTCTGTTTAGCAACGAAGCCACAGTTACCGCCGAATATTACCGCACACACTTTGTAAATCAGATGATTGTTGACGTTGACGCAGACCGAACACAAGTCCGTTTCTATAATCTTAACGGAAAATCGTTTGCCAACAACTACCAGATAGAGATAAAGTTGGAGCCTCTATTCCAGTTCGAGCTAACCGCGGCAATACGATACAGCGACGTCAAAACAACAATAAACGGTACCTTTCAACGCAAACCGTTTGTTAACAGCTATAAAGGGTTGATTTCCGGATCATACTTAACCGAAAACAAAAGGTGGCAATTCGATTTAACAGCACAGTTTAACGGTTCAAGCCGGATACCCGACACATCATGGCTTCCAGAAGAAATGCAAATGCCAGAAAAATCTCCCGAGCATATCTTGCTTAATGGACAAATAACCTTTCGCATAGGTAAATTTGATATTTACTGTGGGGCAGAAAATATTACCGATTTCAAACAAAAGAATCCAATAATTGGAGCAAGTGACCCATTTGGCGGAAACTTCGACGCTTCAATGCTTTGGGGACCGATTGTGGGAAGAGTTTTCTACTTGGGGTTACGATATAAACTGTAGCAATTGGAACACAGATGACACGGATTAAACGGATTAACACAGACTTTTTAGTTAAAAAGTAAAATTTAAGAGCAATTAACAACTAAATGTCAATGTATTGTAGAGACGTCATATTATGGCGTCTCTTTTTTTTGTATGTGTTTAAAGTTTACATACTGCTGTTTTGGCAGTTTAAAATTAAACAACTACTGACATTTTGGCATTTAATTTAATATTTTTGCGATGGCATATCTATTGCAATATTGTTAGTAGAACAATAAATTAATTTAACAATAACATTAAAATTTAGGAGGATATTATTATGTTACCAAGTATTTTTAACGAAGAACCAAGAATGACTTCACTTTTTGACTCAATTTTCAACGATCAGGTGATGCCAAATTTCTACAGAAGCGCAGCAGGTGGTTGCTCAAACGTAAACATTCTCGACAACGAGAAAGATATTACCATTGAACTAACTGCCCCTGGTTTCAAAAAAGAGCATGTAAACATTGACTTAAACAACGATGTCTTAACTGTTTCTGCAAAAATTGAGGAGAAAGACACAGAAGAGAAAAAAAATTACATTCGCCGTGAGTTCTGCTCAAGAGAGTTTAGCCGCAGCTTTTCAATACCTAACTATTTAGACCAAGAAAAGGTAACGGCATCACAAGATAACGGAATTATTTCAATCGTAATTCCTAAAAAAGAACAAGCGATTAAAAAAGGACCACGTCAAATTAAAATTCGCTAAATCAACGCATTGTAGAGACGGAGCATGCTCCGTCTCTACTTTTTGTTACGGCTTCCTCGCGAGCTACGCTTGCCGTCGGAAATATTTTCACCTCTTTCCCTTGCTTTGCCACTACCTTTAAATACCTCAATATCAACAATTACTCCGCGTACTGTTGCGCCAAACAGAGTGTTGGCAACCTCGTTAACATGTCTTGATGATACTTCAAAAACTGTATAGTTATCTGAGACATCAATTCTGCCGAAAGCTATATCGCGGTTTTTGGTGCGGTCGTTTATAAGACCTATTAAACGCGTTGGTTTTATACCGTTTTTACTTCCAAGATTAATCTTGAGTTTTGTAAATCCTTTAACATCAGAGCTACCAAAGCCTCTCGATGAGCGTTTACCTCCCCTACCATCATCAAATCTTTTCGAGTCTCTGAAGCCTCTCTCCTCACGTTTTTTCGTATCTTGCTTAATATTAATGTCTTGTGCATCTTTGTAATACTCCAAAAATCTATTAAACTCTACCGATACAAACCTTTGGATTAGTTGCTCACGATCAAGCCATTGGAGTTTTTTATAAATTATATCAAGGTATGGAGCAACATCTGGATTTATCGTAATATTCTCGATTTTGTCAATTTGATTGAAGAGTCGTTTCTCACAAATCTCTCGCCCATTGGGCACTTTCACGTAATTAAACGGTTTTTTCAACAGACGTTCAAAATTCCTTATTTTATGCTGTTCACGTGAGTGAATTATCGACACAGACGTGCCACTACGTCCTACCCTACCTGTACGTCCGCTTCGGTGGATATAGACTTCAGGATCATCTGGTAAACTGTAGTTTATAATATGTGTAAGGTTATCAACATCAATTCCACGTGCCGCAACATCGGTAGCAACTAAAATTTGCAAGTGTTTTTGTCTAAAACGTGCCATTACGTGGTCGCGTTGTGCTTGCGAAAGGTCGCCATGCAGAGCATCTGCGTTATAACCGTCAGCCATTAAGCCATCTGCAACCTCTTTTGTCTCTTGTCGTGTGCGACAAAAAACAATGCAATATATTTTAGGGTTAATATCGCAAATACGTTTAAGTGCGGCATATTTATCTTTTGCCTGAACTAAATAGAAGTCGTGTTTAACATTATCAGCACCCGCATTACGTTTTCCAACTGCAATTTCGTGCGGATCGGTCATATACTTTTGCGCAATCCTGCTTATCTCCGCAGGCATGGTTGCCGAGAAAAGCCACGTTTGCTTCTCTTTAGGCGTTTTGTCTAAAATAGTGTCCAAATCTT
This genomic stretch from Bacteroidales bacterium harbors:
- a CDS encoding Hsp20/alpha crystallin family protein, whose translation is MLPSIFNEEPRMTSLFDSIFNDQVMPNFYRSAAGGCSNVNILDNEKDITIELTAPGFKKEHVNIDLNNDVLTVSAKIEEKDTEEKKNYIRREFCSREFSRSFSIPNYLDQEKVTASQDNGIISIVIPKKEQAIKKGPRQIKIR
- a CDS encoding DEAD/DEAH box helicase yields the protein MESFLETGLSQELLDAIEDLGFIKPTPIQAETIPILLSSDKDVVALAQTGTGKTAAFGLPAIELTDSDLNYVQTIVLCPTRELCLQITKDLKNYAQFVKSLRIAALYGGANIVAQIQELKRGCHIVVGTPGRVIDLIDRGVLKLQNVKRVVLDEADEMLNMGFIEDLDTILDKTPKEKQTWLFSATMPAEISRIAQKYMTDPHEIAVGKRNAGADNVKHDFYLVQAKDKYAALKRICDINPKIYCIVFCRTRQETKEVADGLMADGYNADALHGDLSQAQRDHVMARFRQKHLQILVATDVAARGIDVDNLTHIINYSLPDDPEVYIHRSGRTGRVGRSGTSVSIIHSREQHKIRNFERLLKKPFNYVKVPNGREICEKRLFNQIDKIENITINPDVAPYLDIIYKKLQWLDREQLIQRFVSVEFNRFLEYYKDAQDINIKQDTKKREERGFRDSKRFDDGRGGKRSSRGFGSSDVKGFTKLKINLGSKNGIKPTRLIGLINDRTKNRDIAFGRIDVSDNYTVFEVSSRHVNEVANTLFGATVRGVIVDIEVFKGSGKARERGENISDGKRSSRGSRNKK
- a CDS encoding TonB-dependent receptor, producing MKQKISLTIIILALFNIVAKAQELKGSVVTSHMHGDHEHVETLIGASVYWEGTTHGVVTDTDGNFTLPVTTKLPHKLIVSFVGFETDTIVISSVNEKIVVNLKESQELSEIVVKARKSGSHYSRVDPILTNVLSDRELQKAACCNLSEAFETNASVDVSYSDAMTGAKHIQLLGLAGIYSQMMAENIPTLRGLGIPLGMSFIPGPWMESIQVAKGTSSVVDGFEAITGQINVELKRPENTDFGLNLFVNDFGRIENSLIFAKKINHDWSTMLMTHIENLSNKVDRNGDSFLDNPLVKKFNITNRYRYEKHGVLESRFGFSLMQEKREGGQLGYFGDSAANFYGLVINTNRFEANANSRFFVSKHSDAIIETRLNYTYHEHKSFYGIRDYNGNQNTLYGNIIYEDKIKSESHKINGGVSCIYDKYNEMFDTTDFNREDVIPGLFGQYTFHYHEHFTGIFGVRGDYHNKHGLFFTPRVHLRSNIFEHTTVRGSIGKGYRLPNLLAENTGLMISSRQFIVQEEIKPEEAWNYGLNLSQSFVLFSNEATVTAEYYRTHFVNQMIVDVDADRTQVRFYNLNGKSFANNYQIEIKLEPLFQFELTAAIRYSDVKTTINGTFQRKPFVNSYKGLISGSYLTENKRWQFDLTAQFNGSSRIPDTSWLPEEMQMPEKSPEHILLNGQITFRIGKFDIYCGAENITDFKQKNPIIGASDPFGGNFDASMLWGPIVGRVFYLGLRYKL